A genomic window from Syntrophorhabdaceae bacterium includes:
- the ftsA gene encoding cell division protein FtsA → IVTGSISSAQNIIKCCKLAGLSVDDIILGQLASSEATLTPEEKEIGVALVDMGGGTSDIAVFANGSIKYTAILPFGGNSITNDIAIGLRTPIDDAEKIKKKYGCAFSNMVGANETIEVPSVGGRKPRTLQRKTLADIIEPRVEEVASLIYEEIKKSGMEKLLASGVVITGGCANLEGIPELSESVFNLPSRRGNPIGVGGLVDVVNNPSYATGVGLLVYGARYARGRRGFDVGRSMRRMFGNQKLLSNMGKWFKEIF, encoded by the coding sequence TATCGTAACGGGCAGCATCTCTTCGGCGCAGAATATCATCAAGTGTTGTAAGCTCGCCGGACTCTCCGTGGATGACATTATCCTCGGGCAGCTCGCCTCCTCGGAGGCCACCCTCACGCCTGAGGAAAAAGAGATCGGTGTAGCGCTCGTTGATATGGGCGGCGGAACGAGCGACATCGCCGTGTTCGCCAACGGGAGCATCAAATATACGGCCATCCTGCCATTCGGCGGCAACAGCATCACCAATGATATCGCCATAGGCTTGAGGACGCCTATCGACGATGCGGAAAAGATCAAGAAAAAATACGGCTGCGCCTTCTCAAATATGGTGGGCGCGAATGAGACCATTGAGGTACCGAGCGTGGGCGGCAGAAAACCAAGGACGCTTCAGAGAAAAACCCTGGCTGACATCATCGAGCCGAGGGTCGAAGAGGTCGCCTCGCTGATCTATGAAGAGATAAAGAAATCGGGCATGGAAAAACTGCTTGCGTCAGGCGTCGTCATCACGGGGGGGTGCGCAAATCTTGAGGGCATTCCCGAATTATCCGAAAGCGTATTCAATCTGCCTTCGCGCAGGGGAAACCCCATTGGAGTCGGAGGCCTTGTGGATGTGGTCAATAACCCGTCATACGCAACCGGCGTGGGTCTTCTCGTCTACGGCGCCAGATATGCGAGAGGCAGGCGCGGATTCGACGTAGGCAGAT